In Chrysiogenia bacterium, a single window of DNA contains:
- a CDS encoding GGDEF domain-containing protein — protein sequence MESAVRVFVTIMMMSLTLSCDGGAALQVPLPGGLPPIAAIADARAALAGPNHAMRLFSHAQLIGYGAPLVLAVMALAGTVFLAGAWHKREAQFQALSRQLAMMTFLAKLSREREAEFRALSLTDPLTCLANRRRFMAELSEEVTRARRASRPMSLLMCDIDHFKKINDTYGHAVGDEVLRQIARALAGVARSDLDIAARVGGEEFAILAVETDLEGARVLAERIRRTVAALSFRCGGEQFNVTVSIGVTSHTGANLDGESLLEAADSLLYRAKNSGRHRVEAASLRDIVTLSAAS from the coding sequence ATGGAATCCGCAGTCCGGGTATTCGTGACGATAATGATGATGTCGCTGACCCTTTCGTGCGACGGCGGCGCCGCGCTGCAAGTGCCCCTTCCGGGCGGGCTGCCACCCATCGCGGCGATCGCCGATGCGCGGGCAGCATTGGCGGGTCCAAATCACGCCATGCGCCTATTCAGCCACGCGCAGCTCATTGGCTACGGCGCGCCTTTGGTGCTCGCAGTTATGGCTCTGGCCGGAACCGTCTTTCTTGCGGGCGCATGGCACAAACGCGAAGCACAGTTCCAGGCACTTTCGAGGCAGCTGGCAATGATGACCTTCCTTGCAAAGCTCTCGCGCGAGCGGGAAGCGGAGTTTCGGGCGCTCTCACTGACCGATCCGTTGACGTGCCTGGCCAATCGCAGGCGATTCATGGCGGAGCTTTCCGAGGAAGTGACACGGGCCAGGCGTGCAAGCCGCCCCATGTCGCTTCTCATGTGCGATATCGACCACTTCAAAAAGATCAACGACACCTACGGGCATGCTGTTGGAGACGAAGTGCTCCGACAGATTGCCCGAGCCCTTGCAGGCGTTGCCCGCTCTGACTTGGACATCGCAGCCCGCGTGGGAGGAGAGGAATTTGCGATCCTGGCCGTTGAAACGGACCTCGAAGGTGCGCGGGTTTTGGCAGAGCGCATCCGCCGCACCGTCGCGGCGCTCTCGTTTCGTTGCGGCGGTGAGCAATTCAATGTGACGGTGAGCATCGGCGTCACCTCCCACACCGGGGCGAACCTCGACGGCGAAAGCCTGCTGGAAGCCGCTGACAGCCTGCTCTATCGCGCCAAGAACTCCGGGCGCCACAGGGTCGAAGCAGCGTCCCTTCGCGACATCGTTACTCTCTCCGCCGCCAGCTAG
- a CDS encoding MaoC family dehydratase N-terminal domain-containing protein, giving the protein KEAVGRTGKPANFEITDEKIRKYAEATNEDNPLFASAERLLAPPCFAFTYSSPGMARVLGRPDLGVDFLRLVHGEQVFRYHQPVWSNQNVTSQAIIAGVETKDTGETLTIDTRATNKAGELLTESRFVFFIRAKDGASTKKPPEPEPARNWLFKTVMEVTPDQATRYGQASGDRNPIHMDPEAGKRAGLGGVILHGLCTMAFASQAVIDGCLDGDATRLKQFGNRFARPVRPGDTVTTRVWSEGEGRVGFDALIQDGTIVLKNGVAEFV; this is encoded by the coding sequence AAGGAAGCGGTGGGTCGCACAGGCAAACCGGCAAACTTCGAAATCACGGACGAGAAAATCCGAAAGTACGCCGAGGCCACGAACGAAGACAATCCCCTCTTTGCCAGCGCCGAGAGACTGCTGGCCCCACCCTGCTTTGCCTTCACCTATTCCTCGCCCGGAATGGCGCGCGTGCTAGGGCGCCCGGACCTGGGCGTCGATTTTCTTCGGCTCGTGCACGGCGAGCAGGTGTTTCGCTACCACCAGCCTGTGTGGTCCAACCAGAACGTGACCAGCCAGGCGATCATCGCAGGAGTCGAGACCAAGGACACCGGTGAGACACTCACCATTGATACCCGCGCGACCAATAAAGCAGGCGAGCTGCTCACCGAATCCCGCTTTGTCTTTTTCATTCGCGCAAAGGATGGTGCTTCAACCAAGAAACCCCCTGAGCCCGAACCGGCACGCAACTGGCTGTTCAAGACCGTCATGGAAGTCACCCCCGATCAGGCCACCCGCTACGGACAGGCCTCGGGCGATCGCAACCCCATCCACATGGACCCCGAGGCGGGAAAGCGCGCGGGCCTCGGCGGCGTCATTCTCCACGGCCTGTGCACCATGGCCTTTGCTTCACAGGCCGTGATCGACGGATGCCTGGACGGGGATGCCACGCGGCTCAAGCAATTTGGCAATCGCTTTGCACGCCCGGTGCGCCCCGGAGACACTGTCACCACGCGCGTCTGGAGCGAGGGAGAGGGCCGCGTCGGGTTCGATGCCCTCATCCAGGACGGCACCATCGTGCTCAAGAATGGCGTCGCCGAGTTCGTCTGA
- a CDS encoding PaaI family thioesterase: protein MVANHMDAIVQMYPELPFHKVLGFEILKTVPDMARVHLPFKSDLVSSGNAYHGGVIASLMDLTGALAAWSGHDPQKGTRAATVSFTVQYLAAARGEDIIAEARATGRAKELIFCDVSVRTKETDRLIAIGNLVYRTG, encoded by the coding sequence ATGGTCGCAAATCACATGGATGCAATCGTGCAGATGTATCCCGAGCTTCCCTTCCACAAGGTGCTCGGGTTCGAGATCCTCAAAACCGTCCCCGACATGGCGCGTGTACACCTGCCCTTCAAGAGCGACCTGGTCAGCAGCGGCAACGCCTACCATGGCGGGGTAATCGCCTCGCTCATGGATCTCACCGGCGCGCTGGCTGCCTGGAGTGGTCACGACCCCCAAAAAGGAACGCGCGCGGCTACTGTCTCCTTCACAGTGCAATACCTCGCCGCCGCCCGCGGTGAAGATATCATCGCCGAAGCCCGCGCCACCGGTCGGGCGAAAGAACTCATCTTCTGCGATGTCTCCGTCCGTACAAAGGAAACCGACCGCCTGATCGCGATCGGCAACCTCGTGTACCGAACCGGCTAA
- a CDS encoding DUF1565 domain-containing protein, with product MDMKKPGNAKWSLSTLALLIGVLLGGCPLTEDPIAQTPCEIPEGVLLVDQANDSGDEDGRSWESAFTTVQAAVDAATTGEEVWVAAGTYKSGGNETLVLMADGVSVLGGFAGGECSAAERDWIVNPTTLDGDSTGDGPTSDDAWHVVEGASGARFSGFQVTGGYGDFPCGDVPSCVFGSAMYNIDVSNLSVDHVIFHGNAGFFAPVSNVRSSVSFADTIYFGNTGTKETGGLLIGDSEVALNNIAFVSNHGGGASEGGALTETNSTVMVTNASAVRNNAHEGGAIWQNGGSVTIVGATFRENSAYRGGALQQDIGSLWLTNTSFEGNMAAVVGGALHLWADATITSSTFAYNEADFVEHEGYDFEGAAIFTTDGEITITNSALYGNLDHNDEGVGGPAPADTFAVKGSAITTSYTCNETGLSGTGNVTLAGLPFEQPNASGELFLDPAGADTGCIDAGDNDAADAAIGEGLWEAQTTRADGMSEADVDGMGTEQADAGRHYDPFAVRIDSFSADGANATWTGAYADNCFLFNDANKTIIAVPEMDLYGGTLAHAQAGGTELFFICMGSAGEPAVATAINP from the coding sequence ATGGATATGAAGAAACCCGGAAATGCAAAGTGGAGCTTGAGCACACTGGCACTGCTGATCGGTGTCCTCTTGGGCGGGTGTCCGCTCACCGAGGATCCGATTGCTCAAACTCCCTGCGAGATCCCCGAAGGGGTGCTCCTCGTCGATCAGGCCAACGACTCGGGCGACGAGGACGGCAGATCATGGGAGAGTGCGTTCACCACTGTCCAGGCGGCGGTCGACGCGGCCACTACCGGCGAGGAAGTCTGGGTCGCGGCGGGGACTTACAAGTCGGGCGGCAACGAGACTCTCGTCCTCATGGCCGATGGGGTCTCCGTTCTCGGCGGATTTGCCGGGGGCGAGTGCAGTGCCGCCGAGCGCGACTGGATCGTAAACCCGACGACTTTGGACGGCGACAGCACTGGCGACGGACCCACGAGCGACGATGCCTGGCACGTGGTCGAAGGTGCTTCGGGTGCCCGGTTTTCAGGCTTTCAGGTGACCGGCGGCTATGGGGACTTTCCCTGCGGTGACGTCCCCAGCTGCGTCTTCGGCAGCGCGATGTACAACATTGATGTCAGCAATCTGAGTGTCGATCACGTCATTTTCCACGGCAACGCAGGCTTCTTTGCACCCGTTTCCAATGTTCGTTCGAGCGTTTCTTTCGCGGACACAATCTACTTTGGCAACACCGGCACCAAGGAAACCGGCGGACTCCTGATCGGCGACTCCGAGGTGGCCCTCAACAACATCGCCTTCGTCAGCAACCACGGCGGCGGTGCATCCGAAGGCGGCGCACTCACCGAGACCAACTCCACGGTGATGGTGACCAATGCATCCGCCGTCCGGAACAATGCGCATGAAGGTGGCGCGATCTGGCAGAACGGCGGATCGGTGACCATCGTCGGCGCGACGTTCAGGGAAAACTCCGCCTACAGGGGCGGCGCGCTGCAACAGGATATCGGCTCGCTCTGGCTCACCAACACGAGCTTCGAGGGCAACATGGCGGCCGTCGTCGGCGGGGCCCTGCACCTGTGGGCCGATGCCACCATTACCAGCAGCACCTTCGCCTACAACGAGGCCGATTTCGTCGAGCACGAGGGCTACGACTTCGAAGGCGCCGCCATCTTCACCACCGATGGTGAGATAACGATTACAAACAGTGCGCTCTACGGGAATCTCGACCACAACGACGAAGGGGTCGGCGGCCCCGCACCGGCGGATACCTTTGCGGTCAAGGGCAGCGCCATCACCACGAGCTACACCTGCAACGAAACCGGCCTTTCCGGCACCGGCAACGTGACGCTCGCGGGCCTGCCCTTCGAGCAACCCAACGCAAGTGGTGAGCTGTTTCTTGACCCCGCGGGCGCCGATACCGGCTGCATCGACGCGGGCGACAATGACGCGGCCGACGCCGCCATCGGCGAGGGATTGTGGGAGGCGCAGACCACCCGGGCCGACGGCATGAGTGAGGCAGACGTCGACGGAATGGGAACCGAGCAGGCCGATGCCGGGCGTCACTACGATCCCTTCGCTGTGCGCATCGATTCCTTCAGCGCCGACGGGGCCAACGCCACCTGGACCGGCGCCTATGCCGACAACTGTTTCCTCTTCAACGATGCAAACAAGACCATCATTGCGGTTCCCGAGATGGATCTCTACGGCGGCACGCTGGCCCACGCGCAGGCGGGCGGCACCGAACTTTTCTTCATCTGCATGGGAAGCGCGGGCGAGCCGGCCGTGGCAACGGCGATCAATCCGTAA